Proteins encoded together in one Prunus dulcis chromosome 3, ALMONDv2, whole genome shotgun sequence window:
- the LOC117623313 gene encoding RING-H2 finger protein ATL46 — protein MICRMSEGKDLRWFSGHTHLKMSWVQHQMQLKDGYLSRPPPFSLPSSPQYVATFHRDSNPPASSGTKISPAVLFIIVILAVLFFISGLLHLLVRFLTKHPSSSASSPQSNRYPELSTSDALQRQLQQLFHLHDSGLDQAFIDALPVFQYRDIVGLKEPFDCSVCLCEFSEKDKLRLLPTCSHAFHINCIDTWLLSNSTCPLCRGTLFNPDYSVQNPIFDFDEYREEEGYPGNGENGFTTRQKTMDIEEIVVENGILPVRLGKFRKVDVEVGGETGVGETSSSNLDARRCFSMGSYQYVLGDSDLQVPLSNDQQDRNIKLTRGIERDGNPSIDSDVEGKKISSVTKGESYSVSKIWLWSKKGKFSSSIDTQMGMPSSLNTDLPWMGRMRAE, from the coding sequence ATGATCTGTCGAATGTCAGAAGGAAAAGATCTTAGATGGTTTTCAGGCCACACCCATTTGAAGATGTCTTGGGTTCAGCATCAAATGCAGCTGAAAGATGGTTATTTGAGCCGCCctcctcctttctctcttccctcttcgCCCCAATATGTTGCTACTTTTCATAGAGATTCGAATCCACCAGCATCATCTGGTACAAAAATAAGTCCTGCTGTTCTTTTTATAATAGTAATTCTGGCTGTACTGTTCTTCATCTCTGGTTTGCTGCACCTGCTCGTTAGATTTCTTACAAAGCACCCATCTTCCTCAGCTTCTTCTCCTCAGTCTAATAGGTACCCAGAACTTTCTACTTCTGATGCTCTTCAGAGACAGCTGCAGCAACTCTTCCACCTTCATGATTCTGGTCTAGATCAAGCTTTTATTGATGCTCTTCCTGTTTTCCAATATAGAGACATAGTGGGTTTGAAAGAGCCGTTTGATTGTTCTGTTTGTCTTTGTGAATTTTCTGAAAAGGACAAGCTCAGATTGCTTCCTACGTGTAGCCATGCTTTCCATATCAACTGTATAGATACTTGGCTACTGTCAAATTCAACATGTCCTCTTTGTAGGGGTACCCTCTTCAATCCCGATTATTCGGttcaaaacccaatttttgattttgatgagtatagagaagaagaagggtatCCTGGTAATGGAGAAAACGGGTTCACTACTAGGCAAAAGACCATGGACATTGAGGAAATTGTTGTTGAAAATGGGATTTTGCCTGTGAGACTTGGCAAATTTAGAAAGGTAGATGTTGAGGTAGGAGGGGAGACTGGAGTAGGAGAGACTAGTAGCAGTAATTTGGATGCCAGAAGATGTTTTTCGATGGGTTCATATCAGTATGTGCTTGGTGATTCAGACCTTCAGGTTCCCTTATCGAATGATCAACAAGACCGCAATATAAAGCTAACAAGAGGGATAGAACGCGATGGTAATCCTTCAATTGATAGTGATGTGGAGGGAAAGAAGATCAGTAGTGTGACTAAGGGTGAAAGCTATTCTGTTTCCAAGATCTGGCTCTGGTCAAAGAAGGGCAAGTTTTCGAGTTCTATTGATACACAGATGGGTATGCCTTCCTCTCTTAATACAGACTTGCCATGGATGGGAAGAATGCGAGCAGAATGA
- the LOC117622011 gene encoding uncharacterized protein LOC117622011 — protein MPSKTAAYHAVPPPKPDLAESDDVEELMSANTSGCCLWMPCFGSEQSSIDGSWERIRYSGDHGDPWWNRGWKKIREWSEVVAGPKWKTFIRRFNKSTANKRSSNFHYDPMSYSLNFDEGPGQRGKLDDDYLHRDFSCRYASIPASTKSSIDLGKDGPSFT, from the coding sequence ATGCCGTCGAAAACCGCCGCCTACCACGCCGTTCCACCTCCAAAACCGGACCTTGCTGAATCCGATGATGTCGAGGAGTTGATGTCCGCCAACACAAGCGGGTGCTGTTTATGGATGCCCTGCTTCGGCTCCGAACAGTCCTCCATCGACGGGTCCTGGGAGCGGATCCGGTACAGCGGCGACCACGGAGATCCGTGGTGGAACCGGGGCTGGAAGAAGATCCGGGAGTGGTCCGAAGTCGTGGCGGGCCCCAAGTGGAAGACCTTCATCCGCCGCTTCAACAAGAGCACCGCCAACAAGCGCTCCTCCAACTTCCATTACGACCCCATGAGTTATTCCCTCAACTTCGACGAGGGCCCGGGGCAAAGAGGTAAATTGGACGACGATTACTTGCACAGGGATTTCTCCTGTCGGTACGCGTCCATTCCTGCCTCCACTAAGTCGTCCATAGATTTGGGGAAGGACGGGCCGTCCTTCACGTGA